The DNA sequence TGCCCCGTGACGGGTCAGCCCGACTTCGCCCATATCGTGATCGACTATGTCCCTGCCGAGTGGCTGGTCGAGTCGAAGTCGTTGAAGCTCTATCTGAGCTCGTTCCGCAATCACGGGGCCTTTCACGAAGATTGTACGATCGCGATCGGCCAGCGCCTGGTCCGCGAACTGGCGCCGGCTTGGCTGAGGATCGGTGGCTACTGGTACCCACGCGGCGGGATTCCGATCGACGTCTTCTGGCAGACAGCCGCGCCGCCCGAAGGACTATGGCTGCCCGACCAGGGCGTCGCGGCCTACCGCGGGCGCGGTTGAGGCGGCCTAGC is a window from the Phenylobacterium immobile (ATCC 35973) genome containing:
- the queF gene encoding preQ(1) synthase, producing the protein MDTTHLTQLGQAAGAFASPEAAVLERVANPHPDTTYLARFTIPEFTSLCPVTGQPDFAHIVIDYVPAEWLVESKSLKLYLSSFRNHGAFHEDCTIAIGQRLVRELAPAWLRIGGYWYPRGGIPIDVFWQTAAPPEGLWLPDQGVAAYRGRG